In Nitrosophilus labii, the following proteins share a genomic window:
- the acpP gene encoding acyl carrier protein, with protein MALFDEVKEVVVEQLNANPDEVKEDSKFVEDLGADSLDVVELVMALEEKFGIEIPDEDAEKIQTVGDAVKYIEEHKS; from the coding sequence ATGGCACTTTTTGATGAAGTTAAAGAGGTTGTGGTAGAGCAGCTAAACGCTAATCCTGATGAAGTTAAAGAAGATTCAAAATTTGTTGAAGATTTAGGTGCTGACAGCCTTGACGTAGTTGAGTTGGTTATGGCTTTGGAAGAAAAATTTGGTATAGAAATTCCTGATGAGGATGCAGAAAAAATCCAAACTGTAGGTGACGCAGTTAAATATATTGAAGAGCACAAATCTTGA
- the fabG gene encoding 3-oxoacyl-ACP reductase FabG, which translates to MKFSGKNVLVTGASRGIGAEIARVLAGYGLKVWINYKSSAEAADRLKDEIESNGGEAAVIGFDVSDEKAFVEAIKTIIDCDGELSYLVNNAGITKDKLAIRMSVADFEEVIRANLTSAFIGCKEALKVMSKKRFGSVVNISSIVAESGNAGQVNYSASKGAMLSMTKSFALEGAARGIRFNAITPGFIATDMTDKLKDEIKEEYISKIPLKRFGEPKEVAEAVAFLLSDHSSYITGETIKVNGGMYM; encoded by the coding sequence ATGAAATTTAGCGGAAAAAATGTTTTAGTAACGGGAGCTAGTAGAGGAATCGGAGCCGAAATCGCTAGAGTTTTGGCAGGATACGGACTAAAAGTTTGGATAAATTACAAAAGCAGTGCGGAAGCTGCCGACAGGCTCAAAGATGAGATTGAGTCAAATGGGGGAGAAGCCGCCGTTATAGGATTTGATGTAAGTGATGAAAAGGCTTTTGTAGAGGCAATAAAAACTATAATAGATTGTGACGGCGAGCTTAGTTATCTGGTAAACAACGCAGGTATTACAAAAGATAAATTGGCAATCAGAATGAGTGTAGCCGATTTCGAAGAAGTGATAAGAGCTAACTTAACATCGGCATTTATTGGATGTAAAGAGGCTTTGAAAGTTATGAGTAAAAAAAGATTTGGAAGTGTAGTAAATATATCTTCGATTGTAGCTGAGAGTGGAAACGCGGGACAGGTAAACTACAGTGCTAGCAAAGGAGCGATGCTCTCTATGACAAAAAGTTTTGCACTAGAAGGTGCCGCTAGAGGTATCAGGTTTAACGCTATTACTCCAGGATTTATTGCTACAGATATGACAGACAAGCTAAAAGATGAGATTAAAGAAGAGTATATATCTAAAATTCCATTAAAAAGATTTGGTGAGCCTAAAGAAGTTGCAGAAGCGGTAGCTTTTTTACTAAGTGATCATTCAAGCTATATTACAGGCGAGACTATAAAAGTTAACGGCGGGATGTATATGTAA
- the gpmI gene encoding 2,3-bisphosphoglycerate-independent phosphoglycerate mutase — protein MNKKGIRKTILVITDGIGYNPDSYYNAFAAAKKSAYEYLFKNVPYSLIKTYGMSVGLPEGQMGNSEVGHMTIGSGRVLYQDLVRISLALSDGTLEKNEVFQNLLKSSKRLHLVGLLSDGGVHSHIEHFIGIANIASKYKLEVILHPITDGRDVSPTSAVKYLKELQKLPKAKIATIGGRFYTMDRDKRWERVERGYRTIAEGVPKISTSLDEYINKQYEKEITDEFIEPVSLEWYNGFEDGDGVLFINFRSDRMREIVTAIGDESFDKFPRRDVKVNIATIVEYDETFSYPVMFEKSVPKNTLAEVISKEGLDQFHTAETEKYAHVTFFFNGGIEEPYINETRVLIPSPNVRTYDEKPQMSAHEVGKAVRSAMDEGYEFIVVNFANGDMVGHTGNFEAAVKAVEAVDNELEKIITKAKEKDYNLILTSDHGNCEKMRDKDGKVLTNHTVGEVWCFVMADGVKEVKPGGLSNIAPTVLKLMGLEIPKEMDEPLI, from the coding sequence ATGAATAAAAAAGGTATAAGAAAAACTATACTAGTGATAACAGACGGAATAGGCTACAATCCGGATAGCTATTATAACGCATTTGCCGCAGCGAAAAAGAGTGCGTATGAGTATCTTTTCAAAAACGTTCCATACTCACTTATAAAAACTTACGGAATGAGTGTGGGACTCCCAGAAGGACAGATGGGAAATAGTGAAGTTGGTCATATGACTATAGGAAGCGGCAGGGTTCTTTATCAAGATTTAGTAAGAATCTCTTTGGCTTTAAGTGATGGCACTTTGGAAAAAAACGAGGTTTTTCAAAACCTTCTAAAAAGTAGCAAAAGACTCCATTTAGTAGGTCTTTTAAGTGACGGAGGAGTTCATTCTCATATTGAGCATTTTATCGGTATTGCAAATATTGCTTCAAAATATAAACTTGAGGTGATTCTACATCCCATTACCGACGGAAGAGACGTATCTCCTACAAGTGCGGTAAAATATCTAAAAGAGCTTCAAAAGTTGCCAAAAGCCAAAATAGCGACTATTGGCGGAAGATTTTACACCATGGATAGAGATAAAAGATGGGAGAGGGTAGAGAGAGGCTACAGGACTATAGCCGAAGGAGTACCTAAAATATCAACTTCTTTGGATGAATATATCAATAAGCAGTATGAAAAAGAGATAACGGATGAGTTTATAGAGCCGGTATCGCTTGAGTGGTATAACGGCTTTGAAGATGGCGATGGAGTTTTGTTTATAAATTTTAGAAGTGATAGGATGAGAGAGATTGTCACCGCTATAGGCGATGAGAGTTTTGACAAGTTTCCAAGAAGAGATGTGAAAGTAAATATAGCAACGATTGTGGAGTATGATGAAACTTTTTCTTATCCTGTTATGTTTGAAAAGAGCGTTCCTAAAAACACTCTTGCCGAAGTTATAAGTAAAGAGGGATTAGATCAATTCCATACAGCGGAAACGGAAAAATATGCCCATGTAACATTCTTTTTTAATGGGGGCATAGAGGAGCCTTATATAAACGAAACAAGAGTTTTGATTCCTAGCCCAAATGTAAGAACATACGATGAAAAACCCCAGATGAGTGCTCACGAAGTTGGCAAAGCGGTAAGAAGCGCTATGGATGAGGGTTATGAATTTATCGTGGTGAATTTTGCAAACGGGGATATGGTAGGCCATACTGGTAATTTTGAAGCGGCAGTAAAAGCTGTGGAAGCAGTTGATAATGAGCTTGAAAAGATTATAACAAAAGCTAAAGAGAAAGATTATAACCTAATTTTAACAAGCGATCACGGGAATTGTGAAAAGATGAGAGATAAAGACGGAAAAGTGTTAACGAACCATACTGTTGGAGAAGTTTGGTGTTTTGTTATGGCCGATGGCGTTAAAGAGGTAAAACCAGGCGGGCTTAGCAATATAGCTCCTACGGTTTTGAAACTGATGGGTCTTGAGATTCCAAAAGAGATGGATGAGCCGTTGATATAA
- the mraY gene encoding phospho-N-acetylmuramoyl-pentapeptide-transferase, producing the protein MLYLLYKHFDINLFQYITVRAGFGFFIAFILTLWLMPRFIKWARTKNANQPIYSLAPQTHKNKANTPTMGGVVFIFSTIVASLLTAKIDNIFVVCALLTIVLFTIIGIKDDISKIVKKENQSGLSAKAKVLLQIAASLIIASILYFYSNLSSELYIPFYKYPIFDMGFFAILFWVLVMVATSNAVNLTDGLDGLATVPSIFSLASLSLLVYITGHAGLSSYLLLPKVTGVGEVTIIGAALAGALIGFLWYNCHPAEVFMGDSGSLSIGALLAYLSIVSKSELLLIIIGFVFVLEALSVILQVGSYKLRGKRVFLMAPIHHHFEQKNWKESKIIVRFWIIALISNIIALITLKIR; encoded by the coding sequence ATGCTGTATCTACTATATAAACATTTTGATATAAACCTGTTTCAGTATATTACGGTTAGAGCGGGATTCGGTTTTTTTATAGCTTTCATACTTACTCTTTGGCTCATGCCGAGATTTATCAAATGGGCAAGAACCAAAAATGCAAATCAACCTATCTATTCGTTAGCGCCACAAACACATAAAAACAAAGCCAATACTCCAACTATGGGGGGAGTAGTTTTTATATTTTCTACGATAGTAGCTTCACTCTTAACTGCTAAAATAGACAATATTTTCGTAGTTTGCGCACTATTAACTATCGTGCTTTTTACCATAATAGGCATAAAAGACGATATTTCCAAAATTGTAAAAAAAGAGAATCAATCCGGCTTAAGCGCAAAAGCAAAAGTTTTACTTCAAATAGCCGCGTCACTAATAATAGCTTCAATACTATATTTTTATTCTAATCTTTCATCTGAGCTATATATACCCTTTTACAAATATCCTATTTTCGATATGGGTTTTTTTGCTATTTTGTTTTGGGTTTTGGTAATGGTTGCTACTTCCAACGCCGTCAATTTAACTGACGGCCTTGACGGCTTGGCAACTGTTCCATCAATCTTTTCTCTCGCATCTTTATCTTTACTCGTTTACATAACAGGACATGCGGGTCTTAGCAGCTATCTTTTGCTTCCTAAAGTAACCGGAGTAGGAGAAGTAACTATCATAGGAGCCGCATTAGCTGGCGCTTTAATAGGTTTTTTATGGTATAACTGTCATCCTGCCGAAGTATTTATGGGTGACAGCGGAAGTTTGTCAATAGGCGCTTTGTTGGCTTATTTGTCAATCGTTTCAAAAAGCGAACTACTGCTTATCATAATCGGTTTTGTTTTTGTTTTGGAAGCACTATCGGTAATATTACAGGTTGGAAGCTATAAGCTAAGGGGGAAAAGGGTCTTTTTAATGGCTCCTATTCATCACCATTTCGAGCAGAAAAACTGGAAAGAGAGTAAAATAATAGTGAGATTTTGGATAATTGCTTTAATTTCCAATATTATTGCTTTGATAACTTTAAAAATTAGGTAG
- the murD gene encoding UDP-N-acetylmuramoyl-L-alanine--D-glutamate ligase — MKAEENKKEEKKVEKIEDLFLYPSSDSIPSISLFGYGKTTKAIAQKLRNAIFFDDNTKEPFIDEKGFKVFPSSFFDPKKSLLEIPSPGIPPFNPLIKRAANLISEYDLFLSSFFNSKNIPFTIWISGTNGKTTTTQMIAHLLKKRGAELGGNIGTPLANLDENAKIWTLETSSFTLHYTKFAKPNLYILLPISEDHISWHGSFKAYEKAKLKPIRALKEGEVCIIPKKYENIETNGMKIVYEKSEDLAKYFNIDIKKISFKEPFLLDALLALGVTKTVFDEIDYELINSFEVDSHKIEEFFDNEGRLWVDDSKATNINAAMEAVKRYKDKKIYLIAGGDAKGADLEPFVRFLKNFEIEIFAIGKDSDTIFKLSKKHFVICKRVVTLKRAVEEIKKVLDEKSVALLSPACASLDQFKSYKERGKKFKKYVLE; from the coding sequence ATGAAGGCAGAAGAAAACAAAAAAGAAGAAAAAAAAGTAGAAAAGATAGAAGATTTATTCCTTTATCCTTCCTCTGACTCCATACCCTCTATATCCCTATTTGGCTACGGAAAAACCACAAAAGCAATAGCTCAAAAATTAAGAAACGCAATCTTTTTTGACGACAATACTAAAGAACCTTTTATAGATGAAAAAGGTTTCAAAGTATTTCCCTCTAGCTTTTTCGATCCAAAAAAATCTCTTTTAGAGATTCCTAGTCCCGGCATCCCTCCTTTTAATCCTCTCATAAAAAGAGCAGCAAATCTTATCAGCGAATATGATCTATTTCTATCCTCTTTTTTCAATTCAAAAAATATACCGTTTACAATTTGGATTAGCGGAACAAACGGAAAAACTACCACTACCCAGATGATAGCTCATCTACTAAAAAAAAGGGGAGCAGAACTTGGAGGCAATATAGGTACGCCTTTAGCTAATTTGGACGAAAACGCAAAAATATGGACTTTAGAGACTAGTTCGTTTACGCTGCATTATACTAAATTTGCAAAACCTAATTTATACATACTTTTACCAATTAGTGAGGACCATATAAGCTGGCACGGAAGTTTTAAAGCATACGAAAAAGCCAAATTAAAACCTATTAGAGCTTTGAAAGAGGGAGAAGTTTGTATAATCCCTAAAAAATATGAAAATATTGAAACTAATGGCATGAAAATAGTGTATGAAAAGAGTGAGGATTTAGCAAAATATTTTAATATCGATATAAAAAAAATATCTTTTAAAGAGCCCTTTTTACTAGATGCTCTTTTAGCGTTAGGAGTAACAAAAACTGTTTTTGACGAAATAGATTATGAGCTGATAAATAGTTTCGAAGTTGATTCTCATAAAATTGAAGAGTTTTTTGACAATGAAGGAAGATTGTGGGTAGATGACAGCAAAGCAACCAACATAAATGCCGCTATGGAAGCTGTAAAAAGATATAAAGACAAAAAGATCTATCTCATTGCTGGAGGCGACGCTAAAGGGGCAGATTTGGAGCCTTTTGTAAGATTTTTAAAAAACTTCGAAATAGAGATTTTTGCAATAGGAAAAGATAGTGACACCATTTTCAAACTATCAAAAAAGCATTTCGTAATATGTAAAAGAGTAGTAACTCTAAAAAGAGCCGTTGAAGAGATTAAAAAAGTGTTAGATGAAAAAAGTGTCGCTTTGTTATCTCCCGCTTGTGCAAGTCTGGATCAGTTCAAATCATATAAAGAGAGAGGGAAAAAGTTTAAAAAATATGTATTAGAGTAA
- a CDS encoding GGDEF domain-containing protein, with product MKINECIILKKLENGEKFSKEDIKTIMNIVRQEMNFMIRNNILITPKNYERWFYVFCYIVESQKELNDLEILGLFKEIYDEPYDEVKEYKEENNFDNPKGFVKKLNLIAKSIDKKLLEIIYSLDKHADTIDNHTEFIIDSKEKIEHKTILKSIDKILEELNNLKNENKKLTKELKKYHKDVLILQEELKIAKTEAEMDFLTGLVNRRRFERALLELINDLQTKNYPFSLVILDIDDFKKINDKYGHPIGDMILQEIANILKNFLRANAIASRIGGEEFAVILPGSELQQAKHIAERLRKAIENRTFNINEIKTTASFGVTEAKKTDTLESIFERADKALYDAKKSGKNCVKAVK from the coding sequence ATGAAGATAAATGAATGTATAATCCTGAAAAAACTGGAAAATGGTGAAAAATTTTCAAAAGAAGATATTAAAACTATTATGAATATAGTCAGACAAGAGATGAATTTTATGATAAGAAACAACATTTTAATAACTCCTAAAAACTATGAAAGATGGTTTTATGTATTTTGTTACATTGTAGAATCTCAAAAAGAGTTAAACGACCTTGAAATTTTAGGGCTTTTTAAAGAAATTTATGACGAACCATACGATGAAGTAAAAGAATACAAAGAAGAGAATAATTTTGACAATCCTAAAGGTTTTGTAAAAAAATTAAATTTGATAGCCAAGTCTATAGATAAAAAACTACTTGAGATAATCTACTCTTTAGACAAACATGCCGATACGATAGACAACCATACCGAATTTATTATAGATAGCAAAGAGAAAATTGAGCATAAAACTATTTTAAAATCGATAGATAAAATTTTAGAAGAGTTAAATAATCTGAAAAATGAAAATAAAAAATTAACAAAAGAGCTTAAAAAATACCATAAAGATGTTCTAATACTACAAGAAGAGTTAAAAATAGCAAAAACCGAAGCGGAAATGGATTTTCTAACAGGACTTGTAAATAGAAGAAGATTTGAAAGAGCTCTTTTAGAACTTATCAATGATTTACAAACAAAAAACTATCCTTTTTCACTCGTTATTTTGGATATAGATGACTTTAAAAAGATTAACGACAAATATGGACACCCGATTGGGGATATGATTCTTCAAGAAATTGCAAATATTTTGAAAAACTTTCTAAGAGCAAATGCCATAGCTTCACGAATAGGAGGAGAAGAGTTTGCGGTTATTCTACCAGGTTCTGAACTTCAACAGGCAAAACATATTGCCGAAAGGTTACGAAAAGCCATAGAAAATAGAACTTTCAATATCAATGAGATTAAAACAACTGCTAGTTTCGGTGTTACGGAAGCAAAAAAAACGGATACTTTAGAGTCTATATTTGAAAGAGCGGATAAAGCTTTATATGATGCAAAAAAAAGCGGTAAAAACTGTGTAAAAGCCGTTAAATAA
- the rimO gene encoding 30S ribosomal protein S12 methylthiotransferase RimO, whose protein sequence is MKKKLFVVSLGCTKNLVDTEVMLGKLKDYEISQNIKEADVIIVNSCGFIEAAKEESLQTVFELHSQRKKDSILVMAGCLSERYKEELKKELTEVDIFTGVGDYDKIDKLLEEKRDYFSSTPYLIKNEDRVVTGSNYHAYIKLSEGCNQTCSFCAIPSFKGKLQSRPVESIVTEIQRLVEKGFYDFTFVSQDSSSYLRDFGQKDGLIKLIEEVEKVEGVKSARILYLYPSTTSTELIEKIADSPIFHKYFEMPIQHISSKMLKIMKRGAGTDRTKELLEKMRNVNESFLRTSIIVGHPQESEKDFKELCDFLEKFDFDRVNLFAYSDEEGTFAHQMKNKVPQETIDERLKILDEIVKEKTLKSLKKDLGKVIEAVLEGESEESELLLSARKIMWAPEVDGEILVNESKTQNLETGKIYKIEITELVDDKLLGKVIKEA, encoded by the coding sequence ATGAAAAAAAAGCTGTTTGTAGTATCTTTGGGATGTACCAAAAATTTGGTAGATACCGAAGTAATGCTTGGAAAACTAAAAGATTACGAAATTAGTCAAAATATCAAAGAAGCAGATGTAATCATAGTAAATAGTTGCGGGTTTATAGAAGCTGCAAAAGAAGAAAGCCTTCAAACGGTGTTTGAGCTTCACTCCCAAAGAAAAAAAGACTCAATTTTGGTTATGGCCGGATGTCTTAGCGAAAGATACAAAGAAGAGTTAAAAAAAGAGTTAACGGAGGTAGATATTTTCACAGGTGTTGGAGATTATGACAAGATAGACAAACTTTTAGAAGAGAAAAGAGACTACTTTAGTTCAACGCCATATCTAATAAAAAACGAAGATAGAGTAGTAACAGGCTCAAACTATCACGCATATATAAAACTTAGCGAAGGTTGCAATCAAACATGTAGTTTTTGCGCAATCCCCTCTTTCAAAGGAAAACTTCAATCAAGACCGGTAGAATCTATCGTAACTGAGATACAAAGATTGGTAGAAAAAGGATTTTACGACTTTACTTTCGTTTCTCAAGATAGCAGTTCCTATTTGAGAGATTTTGGCCAAAAAGATGGACTTATAAAACTTATAGAAGAGGTTGAAAAGGTAGAGGGAGTAAAAAGTGCTAGGATTTTGTATCTGTATCCATCCACAACATCTACAGAACTTATAGAAAAGATAGCCGATTCGCCTATTTTCCACAAATATTTTGAAATGCCTATACAGCATATCAGCTCAAAAATGCTAAAAATCATGAAACGAGGAGCCGGGACAGATAGAACAAAAGAGCTTCTAGAAAAGATGAGGAATGTAAATGAGTCATTCTTAAGAACTAGTATAATAGTAGGACACCCCCAAGAGTCAGAAAAGGATTTTAAAGAGCTCTGCGATTTTTTAGAAAAGTTTGATTTTGATAGGGTAAATCTTTTTGCGTACTCTGACGAAGAAGGCACCTTTGCACACCAGATGAAAAACAAAGTACCCCAAGAAACAATAGATGAGAGACTAAAAATTTTGGATGAGATAGTAAAAGAAAAAACTTTAAAAAGTTTAAAAAAGGATTTAGGAAAAGTCATTGAAGCGGTACTAGAGGGAGAAAGCGAAGAGAGTGAACTTCTTTTAAGTGCTAGAAAAATTATGTGGGCTCCTGAAGTTGACGGAGAGATTTTAGTTAATGAAAGCAAAACGCAAAACCTTGAAACCGGAAAAATTTATAAGATTGAGATAACCGAGCTAGTAGATGACAAACTACTTGGAAAAGTGATAAAGGAAGCATAA
- the tilS gene encoding tRNA lysidine(34) synthetase TilS, producing MKTALNPKATQYLKDKKNLLAFSAGTDSSALFFMLLEKNISFDIAIVNYKLRSQSHLEVEYAKELAKKYGKKIFIKEAPLSPPSIEYKARKIRYDFFEQVIKQYNYHNLITAHHLNDQLEWFLMQFTKGAGLVELLGMELISEKKDYCIVRPLLFTAKKDIKKYLKQKKIKYFEDITNKDIKFRRNFFRKEFSDKLMELFDEGIKRSFEYLHLDKQLLLEEFKIYNLKDLFIIKNQKNDLKNIRAIDKAVKSLGYLLSSKQKKEILKQKKCVIGKNIAIDIDDDYIFVSPYIKTVMDKRFKESCRILKIPEHVRGYIFKSGIEPKEIKNCIERL from the coding sequence TTGAAAACAGCTTTAAATCCAAAGGCAACTCAGTATTTAAAAGATAAGAAAAACCTTTTGGCTTTTTCGGCAGGAACCGATTCTAGCGCACTTTTTTTTATGCTTCTTGAAAAAAACATCTCTTTTGATATAGCTATCGTAAACTATAAACTAAGAAGCCAAAGCCACCTGGAAGTAGAATATGCAAAAGAACTTGCAAAAAAATACGGTAAAAAAATATTTATAAAAGAGGCTCCCTTGTCACCTCCTTCAATAGAGTATAAAGCAAGAAAAATCAGATACGATTTTTTTGAACAAGTTATAAAACAGTATAACTATCATAACCTAATAACTGCTCATCATCTAAACGATCAACTAGAGTGGTTTTTGATGCAGTTTACAAAAGGTGCCGGACTTGTAGAACTGCTAGGAATGGAACTTATTAGCGAAAAAAAAGATTATTGTATTGTCAGGCCCCTGCTTTTTACGGCAAAAAAAGATATTAAAAAGTATTTAAAACAAAAAAAAATAAAATATTTCGAAGATATTACAAACAAAGATATTAAGTTTAGAAGAAACTTTTTTAGAAAAGAGTTCAGTGATAAATTGATGGAACTTTTTGATGAAGGTATAAAAAGAAGTTTCGAGTATCTTCACTTAGACAAACAGCTACTTCTAGAAGAGTTTAAAATTTACAATTTAAAAGATCTATTTATCATAAAAAATCAAAAAAACGATCTAAAAAACATAAGAGCGATAGACAAAGCGGTAAAATCTTTAGGATATCTTTTAAGCTCAAAGCAGAAAAAGGAGATTTTGAAGCAAAAAAAGTGCGTTATAGGCAAAAATATAGCAATTGATATCGATGACGACTATATATTTGTATCTCCTTATATAAAAACTGTTATGGACAAAAGGTTCAAAGAGTCCTGCAGGATTTTAAAAATTCCTGAACACGTAAGGGGCTATATATTTAAAAGCGGTATTGAACCAAAAGAGATTAAAAACTGTATAGAGCGACTTTAA